A section of the Bacillus pumilus genome encodes:
- the msrB gene encoding peptide-methionine (R)-S-oxide reductase MsrB: protein MTNDKEKRLKELNRMQYEVTQNNGTEPPFQNEFWDHKEEGIYVDIISGKPLFSSLDKFDAHCGWPSFTKPLEDEEVAEKVDKSHGMVRTEVRSKTADSHLGHVFPDGPGPNGLRYCINSAALKFIPKDDLEKEGYGDLKHLFD from the coding sequence ATGACAAACGATAAAGAAAAACGACTAAAAGAATTAAACCGTATGCAGTACGAAGTCACACAGAATAATGGCACGGAGCCGCCATTTCAAAATGAATTTTGGGATCATAAAGAAGAAGGCATTTATGTCGATATCATCTCAGGCAAGCCGCTTTTTTCTTCTTTAGATAAGTTTGATGCCCATTGCGGCTGGCCGAGTTTCACAAAGCCGCTTGAAGATGAGGAAGTAGCGGAGAAAGTGGATAAAAGCCATGGGATGGTGCGGACAGAGGTACGCAGCAAGACAGCTGATTCTCATCTAGGCCATGTCTTTCCTGATGGACCTGGACCAAATGGTCTTCGGTATTGTATTAACTCAGCCGCTTTGAAGTTTATCCCAAAAGATGATCTTGAAAAAGAAGGCTATGGGGATTTGAAACATCTATTTGATTGA
- a CDS encoding MarR family transcriptional regulator, which produces MMYEMDTLLRTVFKQIRYEINSLLENELSRNEFLILNLLREQGAKKVTEFASILGVSASHITAVTDTLVEKGWITRIRSKEDRRIIKIHLTDKGKEITEHFEKKKTEYFMERFESFDDEELKTMIKLFKKLDKSQKD; this is translated from the coding sequence ATGATGTATGAAATGGATACCTTACTGAGAACCGTATTTAAGCAGATCCGTTATGAGATTAACAGCCTGCTCGAAAACGAATTATCTCGGAATGAATTTCTCATTTTAAATCTGCTTCGTGAGCAAGGGGCAAAAAAAGTAACGGAATTTGCGTCCATTTTAGGAGTGTCAGCAAGCCATATCACAGCTGTAACCGACACACTTGTAGAAAAGGGCTGGATCACCCGTATCCGTTCTAAAGAGGATCGCCGCATCATCAAAATCCACTTAACCGATAAGGGTAAGGAAATTACTGAGCATTTTGAGAAAAAGAAAACAGAATACTTTATGGAGCGATTTGAATCATTCGACGACGAGGAACTAAAAACAATGATCAAATTATTTAAAAAGCTGGATAAAAGTCAAAAGGATTAA
- a CDS encoding SCO family protein yields the protein MLNKRGASLGALMIISVLLLVSCSNGQIKDALNYQIQPFEYENQDGQKVSLDDLKGKVWVADFIFTSCETICPPMTAHMTELQKRLKEEKLDARIISFSVDPEVDSPKKLKEFAKAYPLSFKNWDFLTGYSQSAIEKFAMKSFKTIVKKPEDEDQVIHQSLFFLVDQEGKVMKNYDGVQNTPYDDIIKDIKTLIRS from the coding sequence ATGCTTAACAAAAGGGGAGCCTCACTTGGTGCGCTTATGATCATAAGCGTGCTTCTTTTAGTCTCATGTTCAAATGGACAAATCAAAGATGCGTTAAATTATCAAATACAGCCGTTTGAGTATGAAAATCAGGATGGACAAAAGGTGTCGTTAGATGATTTAAAGGGGAAAGTATGGGTGGCAGATTTTATATTCACAAGCTGTGAAACGATCTGTCCGCCGATGACCGCGCATATGACAGAGCTGCAAAAACGGTTAAAAGAAGAAAAATTGGATGCACGTATCATTTCCTTTAGCGTGGACCCGGAGGTAGATTCACCGAAAAAGCTAAAAGAATTTGCAAAAGCATATCCTTTATCCTTTAAAAATTGGGATTTCCTCACTGGCTATTCACAGTCTGCGATCGAAAAATTCGCAATGAAAAGCTTTAAAACCATTGTGAAGAAACCTGAAGATGAAGACCAAGTGATTCATCAGTCATTGTTTTTTCTAGTTGATCAAGAAGGAAAAGTGATGAAAAATTATGATGGTGTACAAAACACGCCATATGATGACATCATCAAGGACATCAAAACGCTGATCCGAAGCTAG
- the ypmT gene encoding protein YpmT has protein sequence MKRVYQYFSLLSFLFAAYFGITAATDLRAENIDQFYLNIAYCALFLGIMILAFDFQKQEKAEDVS, from the coding sequence ATGAAGCGAGTCTATCAATATTTTAGTTTACTGTCGTTTTTATTTGCTGCATACTTTGGCATTACAGCTGCCACTGATTTACGAGCAGAAAATATCGATCAGTTTTACTTAAATATTGCCTATTGTGCATTATTTCTAGGTATCATGATTCTTGCTTTTGATTTTCAAAAGCAAGAAAAAGCTGAAGATGTCTCGTAA
- a CDS encoding cytidylyltransferase domain-containing protein, translated as MYRGNRILALIPAFRSRRDQHDEHIRVLAERPLIYWTIQPLLQMIELDEIIVSTEDVNTQIISSHYGAHVIELPDSHVTEQTPSLIAVKHALAYLEREGKTFDIVLYLHPSSPLRQPEDIEKCLELLVEGSYDCMASFTEALENPNETWTLHENNEATLYKDNHYFFMPKKEQPYTYGRLNGAVYAFHVPYAKECIHSFLEGSVGAYIMDPQKSLVVKQEEDLEKAEKVLLARRDAEG; from the coding sequence ATGTATAGGGGAAATCGTATATTAGCCTTGATACCAGCTTTTAGAAGCAGGCGCGATCAGCATGATGAACACATTCGCGTATTGGCGGAGCGGCCGCTCATCTATTGGACCATTCAGCCGTTACTGCAAATGATTGAGTTAGATGAAATCATCGTCTCTACAGAGGATGTCAATACGCAAATCATTTCTTCTCACTACGGAGCCCATGTAATTGAACTGCCAGACAGTCATGTAACAGAACAAACACCGTCACTCATAGCGGTGAAACATGCGCTTGCTTATTTAGAGCGTGAGGGGAAGACATTTGATATTGTTCTATATTTACATCCATCGTCTCCTTTAAGACAGCCGGAAGATATAGAGAAGTGCTTGGAGCTTTTAGTAGAAGGAAGTTATGACTGCATGGCATCTTTTACAGAGGCGTTAGAAAACCCAAATGAGACATGGACATTGCATGAGAATAATGAAGCCACTTTATATAAGGACAATCATTACTTTTTCATGCCAAAAAAAGAGCAGCCATATACGTATGGTCGTTTAAATGGAGCAGTGTATGCTTTTCATGTTCCATATGCAAAAGAATGCATTCATTCCTTTTTAGAAGGATCTGTTGGAGCGTATATTATGGATCCCCAAAAATCACTTGTGGTGAAACAGGAAGAAGACCTTGAGAAAGCGGAGAAAGTCTTATTGGCTCGTAGAGATGCGGAGGGTTAG
- a CDS encoding CgeB family protein, which translates to MKLLYISSGYGGIYHMFDQWVEESFIDSPFSCVKINRESLPTHMHKIRTFSPDFVLMMIGDHVPSEVLHQFKQEKIPIVLWMTEDPFYTDVSAACAHDARLILTIDEGALPFYKQLGIGDAYYFPIPANTRIFQKNESSEKMCIYDIALIGYPYPNRTKAIDTLLQQKKWRILVAGKEWHRHLNKSRRHDRDLTLVTNWLSPQQMAGIYQQSAIVLNPHRPAQFAYNKNKAMIQNVSLNNRAFDIAAAGSFQLTDLQPPPAFSSFAFYKDKDDMLEQVEYYGSNAVKRKAIAQNNYEQVVSWNTFESFPHRLYEIVKSAL; encoded by the coding sequence ATGAAGCTTCTTTATATCAGCTCTGGCTACGGCGGAATCTATCACATGTTTGATCAATGGGTAGAAGAGAGCTTCATTGATTCCCCCTTTTCATGTGTAAAGATTAACCGAGAATCTCTACCCACTCACATGCACAAAATCCGGACATTTTCTCCGGATTTTGTTTTGATGATGATCGGTGATCATGTTCCGAGCGAAGTACTTCATCAATTCAAACAAGAAAAGATCCCGATCGTTTTGTGGATGACAGAAGATCCTTTTTATACAGATGTGTCAGCTGCTTGTGCACATGATGCGCGGCTCATATTAACAATTGATGAAGGAGCTTTGCCATTTTACAAGCAATTGGGCATAGGTGACGCCTACTACTTTCCCATTCCGGCAAATACACGTATTTTTCAAAAAAACGAATCGTCTGAAAAAATGTGCATCTACGACATTGCACTCATTGGCTATCCTTATCCCAATCGCACGAAAGCCATTGATACACTCTTACAGCAGAAAAAATGGCGCATTCTCGTAGCAGGTAAGGAATGGCATCGTCATTTAAATAAGTCACGAAGACATGATCGAGATCTCACATTAGTGACCAATTGGCTGAGTCCTCAGCAAATGGCGGGAATCTATCAACAATCAGCGATTGTTCTTAATCCGCACAGACCAGCTCAATTTGCCTATAACAAAAACAAAGCCATGATTCAAAATGTAAGCCTGAACAATAGAGCGTTTGATATCGCTGCAGCGGGAAGCTTTCAATTGACGGATCTACAACCGCCTCCAGCCTTTTCAAGCTTCGCTTTTTATAAAGATAAGGACGATATGCTAGAACAGGTTGAATATTATGGATCAAATGCCGTGAAAAGAAAAGCAATCGCACAAAACAATTACGAACAAGTCGTTTCCTGGAATACATTTGAGTCATTTCCACACAGACTTTATGAAATCGTAAAAAGCGCCCTATGA
- a CDS encoding glycosyltransferase family 2 protein, whose protein sequence is MIMKVSVILTSYNKPDFIDRVLKSMMEQTYSNWELLIMDDGSEQDTIEKIQTYLEDERIHLYSRTVHPAKRLLTVRYATLINEALARITGELICYLTDDTVYQQERLQKMVDVFQSMPHIDIVYSSQRVVHVDKQLVETMSFVREADQILEHASFQVDHCSVMHRRRLLPLIHEKYGQYWDDEAKHWHHADSVFWMRLNQFAAFYPLRDVLDTTYKTPHSFHHLFSSMPYDLIDGTVIEKEGDYYQIASGNLHRIERCWVNEKNRRAIRVPSLCAMKYEIKDMLAVPNYTVVTADHGKTFYYIEDQKKRRFASKRDVQYFQFHSKEIYTISNERLQMYEDGGMIQVSPVFHPPNRRLFKWKQEVYLLMHHTFCRIDPEVVKRFAFYHQPINLYPSQFTLFQEGKPIIPLYMESLQEFDMSLYQTSGRKHSS, encoded by the coding sequence ATGATCATGAAAGTATCGGTGATTTTAACAAGTTACAATAAACCTGATTTCATTGATCGTGTGCTAAAGAGTATGATGGAACAAACGTATTCAAATTGGGAGCTTCTCATTATGGATGATGGCTCAGAACAAGACACCATCGAAAAGATCCAGACCTATTTAGAAGATGAGCGCATTCATCTATATTCACGCACGGTTCATCCTGCAAAACGGCTGTTAACTGTACGGTATGCGACGCTCATTAATGAAGCGTTAGCGCGTATAACAGGTGAGCTCATTTGTTATTTAACAGATGATACAGTGTATCAACAAGAACGTTTGCAGAAAATGGTGGATGTTTTTCAGTCGATGCCTCATATAGATATAGTGTATTCCTCGCAGCGGGTCGTGCATGTTGATAAGCAATTAGTCGAGACGATGAGCTTTGTGCGTGAAGCAGACCAAATATTGGAGCATGCGTCCTTTCAAGTGGATCATTGTTCGGTCATGCACAGAAGGCGTTTGCTTCCGCTCATTCATGAAAAATACGGACAATATTGGGATGATGAGGCGAAACACTGGCATCATGCAGATTCTGTTTTTTGGATGAGGCTGAATCAATTTGCTGCGTTTTATCCATTAAGAGATGTGCTTGATACAACGTATAAAACGCCCCATTCCTTTCATCATTTGTTTTCGAGTATGCCGTATGATCTCATTGACGGAACGGTGATTGAAAAGGAAGGGGACTACTACCAAATCGCAAGCGGGAATCTTCATAGAATTGAAAGGTGCTGGGTGAACGAAAAAAATAGGCGCGCCATTCGGGTTCCTTCGTTATGTGCGATGAAATATGAGATAAAAGATATGCTGGCAGTACCCAATTATACAGTTGTCACGGCAGATCATGGGAAGACGTTCTATTATATTGAAGATCAGAAAAAAAGGCGATTTGCTTCAAAGCGTGACGTGCAATATTTTCAGTTTCACTCTAAGGAGATCTATACGATTTCAAATGAACGCCTTCAGATGTATGAAGATGGAGGCATGATTCAAGTGTCTCCAGTATTTCATCCGCCAAACAGGAGGCTCTTTAAATGGAAACAAGAGGTGTATTTACTGATGCATCACACCTTTTGCCGGATTGACCCTGAGGTTGTCAAGCGATTTGCTTTTTATCATCAGCCCATAAATTTATACCCTTCCCAATTTACTTTATTTCAAGAAGGAAAGCCGATCATACCGCTGTATATGGAATCGCTGCAAGAATTCGATATGTCTCTTTATCAAACATCAGGGCGAAAGCACTCCTCATAA
- a CDS encoding YpmS family protein encodes MKKWKSLFFILLAINLLIVLACGILMLLPGGQSASTKELKSEYSFNISSSKESLTSFINDYLKNQGSSDMPDFHVAIDQDVKVTGAIKAFSSTIDANVSFTPTVEDNGDVLLKVDGLSIGQLSIPVSFVLSYMGQFYELPEFVHVKPDQKTVEVRLSEMPLTNDMYVKANKIDLENDEIEFSYYHPKQ; translated from the coding sequence ATGAAAAAGTGGAAAAGCTTATTTTTTATTTTACTTGCAATCAATCTATTGATTGTACTTGCCTGCGGTATTTTAATGTTGCTGCCAGGCGGTCAATCCGCTTCAACGAAAGAATTGAAAAGCGAGTATTCTTTTAATATATCTAGCTCAAAAGAATCACTCACTAGCTTTATCAATGATTATTTGAAAAATCAAGGGTCAAGTGATATGCCAGACTTTCATGTGGCGATCGATCAAGATGTGAAAGTAACAGGCGCCATTAAAGCTTTCTCTTCGACGATTGATGCAAACGTCTCATTTACGCCAACTGTTGAAGATAATGGTGATGTGCTTTTGAAAGTGGATGGTCTTTCAATTGGTCAATTAAGCATTCCGGTTAGTTTTGTTCTAAGCTACATGGGCCAGTTCTATGAACTGCCAGAATTCGTTCATGTGAAACCGGATCAAAAAACGGTTGAAGTGCGCCTTTCAGAAATGCCACTGACGAATGATATGTATGTGAAAGCGAACAAAATTGATCTAGAGAACGATGAAATTGAGTTCTCCTATTATCATCCAAAGCAATAG
- a CDS encoding DUF4397 domain-containing protein, giving the protein MQQLFYHKYPYRPLAAGFEHPQSSPANKAFIRLFHAAPDLNELAVYVNRNEVLKKIPYSQLTAYMEWDEGMYEIEVFKLATKQRVLHSRMIIKRDEIYTLCITGAHAGFALLTERQDPLIQHEDLSALTFVHLSPDLPSIDLYERDQGMLAKELHYVNGTHIHHFSPNKYHFELKAAGTQSILLDIPKVHLQANRAYLILLHGFANGEPELMAKVVLSQQI; this is encoded by the coding sequence ATGCAGCAGCTCTTTTATCATAAATATCCATATCGTCCACTCGCTGCGGGATTCGAGCACCCTCAGAGCAGTCCTGCAAATAAAGCCTTTATTCGGCTCTTTCACGCTGCCCCAGATCTTAATGAGCTCGCTGTATATGTGAACCGAAATGAGGTCTTGAAAAAAATACCTTACAGCCAATTAACAGCTTATATGGAGTGGGATGAGGGAATGTATGAGATAGAAGTGTTCAAGCTAGCTACAAAACAAAGAGTTCTTCATTCTCGTATGATAATTAAGCGTGACGAGATTTACACCTTATGCATCACAGGTGCACATGCAGGTTTTGCGCTACTCACAGAGCGGCAAGACCCTTTGATTCAACATGAGGACCTTTCAGCCCTTACCTTTGTCCATCTGTCTCCAGACCTTCCTTCCATTGATCTATATGAACGTGATCAAGGGATGCTGGCAAAGGAGCTTCACTATGTAAACGGCACTCACATTCATCATTTCTCTCCGAATAAATATCATTTTGAATTAAAAGCCGCCGGCACTCAAAGTATATTGCTTGATATTCCAAAAGTTCATCTGCAAGCTAATCGTGCATATCTCATTCTGCTTCATGGTTTTGCTAACGGAGAGCCAGAGCTTATGGCGAAGGTAGTCTTGTCTCAGCAAATATAA
- the msrA gene encoding peptide-methionine (S)-S-oxide reductase MsrA, with translation MSEKQELATFAGGCFWCMVKPFDEQPGIIKVESGYTGGHTVKPTYEEVCTNTTGHREAVQITFDPDVFPYEKLLELYWQQIDPTDDGGQFGDRGESYRTGIYVHHDEQRKLAEASKEKLNESGIFQKPIVTEILDAAPFYPAEEYHQHYYKKNKMHYERYHVGSGRAGFIESHWSDKS, from the coding sequence ATGTCTGAAAAACAAGAATTAGCCACATTTGCAGGAGGCTGTTTCTGGTGTATGGTTAAGCCTTTTGATGAACAGCCGGGCATTATCAAAGTTGAATCAGGGTATACTGGCGGACATACAGTGAAACCGACCTATGAAGAAGTATGTACAAATACAACGGGACATAGAGAAGCGGTTCAAATTACGTTTGATCCAGACGTTTTCCCATATGAAAAGCTATTAGAACTGTATTGGCAGCAAATAGACCCAACAGATGATGGCGGGCAATTTGGTGATAGAGGAGAGTCCTACCGCACAGGTATCTATGTTCATCATGACGAGCAGAGAAAGCTTGCAGAGGCATCGAAAGAGAAGCTGAACGAAAGCGGCATCTTCCAAAAGCCAATCGTAACAGAAATTTTAGATGCTGCTCCTTTTTATCCCGCAGAGGAGTATCATCAGCACTATTATAAAAAGAATAAAATGCATTATGAACGTTATCATGTCGGTTCTGGCAGAGCGGGTTTTATTGAGTCCCATTGGAGTGATAAATCATGA
- a CDS encoding SGNH/GDSL hydrolase family protein — protein MKARLILIVMSLAFVLSACSAQEAGIKDKLEDTQDVKEHITIAAVGDSLTEGIGDQQKKGYAGMTRDKLEAVDGVQSVTLKNYAIKGSRTVDLLKRLKEKKVQEGLKDADYIFFTIGGNDLMHVVRQNVLNLTFAPFQKEQGPFEERFKTILAQLREHNDHAKIMYVSMYNPFKFSLTELKDIDEVVKDWNAVAKKELKKDGNAKMINVADLFEEDSDEKLLADDDFHPNQKGYSLMANRLFSKVKKEGLPKE, from the coding sequence TTGAAGGCTCGTTTGATTTTGATTGTGATGTCTCTAGCTTTTGTTCTTTCTGCATGTTCCGCGCAAGAGGCTGGCATAAAGGATAAACTAGAAGACACACAAGACGTAAAAGAACATATTACCATCGCAGCGGTTGGAGATTCCTTAACAGAAGGAATCGGAGATCAACAAAAAAAAGGATATGCAGGCATGACCCGTGATAAGCTAGAAGCGGTGGACGGCGTGCAATCTGTCACATTAAAAAACTATGCCATTAAAGGCAGTAGAACGGTAGATTTATTAAAAAGATTAAAAGAAAAAAAGGTGCAAGAGGGTCTGAAAGATGCTGACTATATCTTCTTTACGATCGGCGGCAATGATTTAATGCATGTCGTTCGTCAAAATGTACTCAATTTGACGTTTGCTCCTTTTCAAAAAGAGCAGGGGCCTTTTGAGGAGCGCTTTAAAACCATTCTTGCTCAACTGAGAGAACATAATGACCATGCGAAGATCATGTATGTAAGCATGTATAATCCTTTTAAATTCAGTCTCACTGAGCTGAAAGACATTGATGAAGTCGTCAAAGACTGGAATGCCGTCGCCAAAAAAGAACTAAAAAAAGACGGCAACGCTAAAATGATCAACGTAGCAGATTTATTTGAGGAAGATTCTGATGAAAAATTACTGGCAGATGATGATTTCCACCCAAACCAAAAGGGGTACTCTCTTATGGCAAATCGATTATTCTCCAAAGTGAAAAAAGAAGGACTGCCGAAGGAATAG
- a CDS encoding sigma-54 interaction domain-containing protein: MGKVVERADWFELILEAIDEAIHVVDDQGMTIFYNHNAAKFDCLQKEEVIGKYILDVYPSLTEKTSTLMHVLRTGKPIYHSLQTYLNKNGERIETVNTTLPIIEDSQLIGAVEVAKDVSKLSALSNRLDQKKRIHDAAGVEQMHNFSSFLTNDPLLNEMLEKAKKAAAYPSSVVVYGETGTGKEVLVQAIVHESDRKNQVFIPQNCAALPESLLESLLFGSVKGSYTGAIDRKGLFELADGGTLFLDELQAMPLTLQTKLLRVLEDGVVRRIGDAKAIQVDVRLITALNMDPFEAVKKQILREDLFYRLHVSSFHIPPLRERKQDILLLSRHFIQTYHQQFSKKVKRLSEETKQLFMAHHWPGNVRELKHTIEHAVLMMPKEAEDITPSYLPAHLRTQKLEDETPDASLKSQVSSFEQTLIQEALNKHQGNIKKTAAALKIPRQTLQYKLKKYADAEI, from the coding sequence ATGGGGAAGGTTGTCGAAAGAGCGGATTGGTTTGAATTAATTTTAGAAGCCATTGATGAAGCGATCCATGTTGTAGATGATCAAGGAATGACGATCTTTTACAATCATAATGCTGCTAAGTTTGACTGTTTACAAAAAGAAGAGGTGATTGGTAAGTACATCCTTGATGTGTATCCTTCATTAACAGAAAAAACAAGTACGCTGATGCATGTTTTGAGAACAGGGAAGCCCATATATCATTCGCTGCAAACCTATTTGAATAAAAACGGCGAAAGAATTGAGACCGTCAACACGACATTGCCAATTATTGAAGACAGCCAGTTAATAGGTGCTGTCGAAGTCGCAAAAGATGTATCGAAACTGTCAGCCCTTTCGAATCGTTTAGATCAAAAAAAACGAATACACGATGCGGCTGGAGTAGAACAAATGCACAATTTTTCTTCATTTTTAACAAATGATCCGCTCTTAAATGAAATGCTTGAAAAGGCAAAAAAAGCTGCTGCTTACCCGTCATCAGTTGTTGTCTACGGGGAAACAGGGACAGGGAAAGAAGTGCTCGTTCAAGCCATCGTTCATGAATCTGACCGGAAAAACCAAGTGTTCATTCCGCAAAACTGTGCAGCACTCCCAGAGTCGTTACTTGAGAGCTTATTGTTCGGATCTGTCAAAGGGAGCTATACGGGCGCAATTGATCGCAAGGGGCTCTTTGAATTAGCTGATGGAGGCACGCTTTTTCTTGATGAACTGCAAGCGATGCCGCTCACGCTACAGACAAAATTATTACGTGTGTTAGAGGATGGCGTGGTGCGCCGTATTGGGGATGCAAAAGCGATTCAAGTAGATGTAAGACTCATTACTGCACTCAATATGGACCCATTTGAAGCGGTGAAAAAGCAAATTTTAAGAGAAGACTTATTTTATAGACTGCATGTGTCATCTTTTCATATCCCGCCGCTTCGTGAGAGAAAGCAAGACATCCTGCTACTTTCCCGCCATTTCATTCAAACCTATCATCAGCAGTTTTCAAAAAAAGTCAAACGCCTTTCTGAAGAAACAAAGCAATTGTTTATGGCTCATCACTGGCCGGGGAACGTTCGAGAATTAAAACATACCATTGAGCATGCTGTATTGATGATGCCAAAGGAAGCGGAAGACATTACACCTTCATATCTTCCTGCTCATTTACGTACGCAGAAGCTTGAGGATGAAACACCCGATGCCTCCTTAAAAAGTCAGGTCTCTTCATTTGAACAAACACTTATTCAGGAAGCTTTAAACAAGCATCAAGGCAATATTAAAAAAACTGCCGCAGCTTTAAAAATCCCTCGACAAACGCTGCAATATAAACTGAAGAAATATGCAGATGCCGAAATATAG
- a CDS encoding SDR family NAD(P)-dependent oxidoreductase, which produces MSKKIEKNLRAFFRDKTILVTGGTGSIGRQIVKKLTACFPKKIIVFSKDDSKQYMMKNEYADHPEVAFALGDVRDASRVRQLVKGVDIIFHAAALKQVPTCEDNPFEAVQTNIIGGQHVIEAAIEHEVSHVVNISTDKAVSPTNAMGATKLISEKLFFQANECNPNQKTMFCSVRFGNVLGSRGSVIPIMLQQLLNEKPLTVTDPLMTRFFMSIEEAVSLTLQAAIMMKGGETFILKMESLQLADLLKAFQEYADQISVASPEILVVGKRPGEKLHEELTFQHEADALFEHEQFYAILPRPKRHPDFQKVDLTNYTSNEAPLITKEKLFHIIEQLHHTHHKK; this is translated from the coding sequence ATGTCCAAAAAGATAGAAAAGAATTTGAGGGCTTTTTTTCGTGATAAAACAATATTAGTCACAGGCGGTACAGGTTCAATCGGCCGTCAAATTGTGAAAAAATTAACAGCATGCTTTCCAAAGAAGATTATCGTCTTCAGCAAAGATGACAGCAAACAATACATGATGAAAAATGAGTATGCAGATCACCCAGAAGTGGCCTTCGCTTTAGGGGATGTACGAGATGCAAGCCGAGTGAGACAGCTCGTCAAAGGCGTTGATATCATCTTTCATGCAGCCGCCTTAAAACAAGTACCTACTTGTGAAGACAATCCGTTTGAAGCCGTACAAACAAATATTATCGGCGGGCAGCACGTCATTGAGGCTGCGATTGAACATGAGGTCAGTCATGTTGTCAATATCTCAACTGACAAAGCAGTGTCTCCGACAAATGCCATGGGTGCAACAAAATTAATTTCAGAAAAATTATTTTTCCAAGCAAACGAATGTAATCCGAACCAAAAAACGATGTTTTGCTCTGTGCGTTTTGGCAATGTGCTTGGATCAAGAGGTTCCGTCATTCCCATCATGCTCCAGCAGTTGTTAAATGAAAAACCTTTGACTGTTACTGATCCTCTTATGACACGTTTTTTTATGTCCATCGAAGAGGCTGTCTCCCTCACACTTCAAGCAGCCATCATGATGAAAGGCGGAGAAACATTCATTCTCAAGATGGAGTCATTACAGCTTGCTGATCTCTTAAAAGCGTTTCAAGAATATGCTGATCAAATCAGTGTCGCATCTCCGGAGATTCTCGTTGTCGGGAAAAGACCTGGAGAAAAGCTTCACGAAGAGCTTACATTTCAGCACGAAGCAGATGCACTATTTGAGCATGAACAATTTTATGCCATTTTGCCAAGGCCCAAACGTCATCCTGACTTTCAAAAAGTCGACTTAACCAATTACACATCCAATGAAGCGCCTCTCATTACAAAAGAAAAGCTGTTCCACATCATTGAACAATTACATCACACGCATCATAAAAAATAA
- the cgeC gene encoding spore maturation protein CgeC: MEFDQLLNGWNEELLEAEGVLEVILILLLLRLLEESEEESVSDIKELLRPWLELGIPVPRVHLVNGDVLQNVVVVQLFDSVAVFKNATNQLRVNVPYVNIVSWGAF, translated from the coding sequence ATGGAATTTGATCAATTATTAAATGGTTGGAACGAAGAATTACTAGAAGCAGAAGGAGTACTTGAAGTCATCTTGATTTTACTTCTTCTTCGTCTATTAGAAGAAAGTGAGGAAGAGAGTGTGTCAGACATTAAAGAATTACTTCGTCCATGGCTTGAACTTGGCATTCCAGTGCCACGCGTTCATTTAGTCAATGGAGATGTCCTTCAAAACGTAGTTGTTGTGCAGCTCTTTGATTCAGTAGCGGTCTTTAAAAACGCGACAAATCAGCTAAGAGTGAATGTTCCTTACGTGAACATCGTCAGCTGGGGGGCTTTTTAA